Proteins from a single region of Campylobacter sputorum:
- a CDS encoding chemotaxis protein, whose product MTQEELDALMSGGLDDVSLMDEETKDDIEDNINEENIVDKNEQKDSKYDDGLNSEEAKNYKISSTSAWPPPPPTEDHKMVKQLDDVTKDSEVKATEMFDKLETITNFCADAENSANNIIEGLDYNIELFTTLCEKFPNVGTFKEALERNNNLKSDTESAISNLQMGQDEIMMIMDMMQYQDIHRQKIERVINVMRALSKYMSSLFEGSIDDEKRVGSAIHIQGDTETENVVSNEDIEALIESLTKK is encoded by the coding sequence ATGACGCAAGAAGAACTAGACGCTCTAATGTCCGGCGGACTTGATGATGTATCACTTATGGATGAAGAAACAAAAGATGATATTGAAGATAATATCAATGAAGAAAATATTGTTGATAAGAATGAGCAAAAAGATAGCAAATATGATGATGGGTTAAATAGCGAAGAAGCTAAAAATTACAAGATTAGCTCAACATCGGCTTGGCCACCACCACCACCAACAGAAGATCATAAAATGGTTAAACAACTTGATGATGTTACAAAAGATTCTGAAGTAAAAGCTACTGAAATGTTTGATAAGCTTGAAACTATCACAAATTTTTGTGCAGATGCTGAAAATTCTGCAAATAACATCATAGAAGGACTTGATTATAATATAGAATTATTTACAACGCTTTGTGAAAAATTTCCAAATGTTGGAACATTTAAAGAAGCTTTAGAAAGAAATAATAATCTTAAATCTGATACAGAATCAGCTATTAGTAATTTACAGATGGGGCAAGATGAGATTATGATGATTATGGATATGATGCAGTACCAAGATATACATAGACAAAAAATAGAGCGTGTTATAAATGTTATGAGAGCACTTAGCAAATATATGAGTAGCTTATTTGAAGGCTCTATAGATGATGAAAAGCGTGTAGGTTCTGCTATACACATTCAAGGTGATACAGAGACAGAAAATGTTGTTAGCAATGAAGATATAGAAGCACTTATTGAGAGTTTAACTAAAAAATGA
- a CDS encoding peptidase U32 family protein yields the protein MIIPELLSPAGNLSKLKIALEYGANAVYGGISTFSLRSRAGREFDKDSFNEGVKFTHQKGKKFYATMNAFPFNSQLKNLKTYIELLVEMGVDAFIVATPGVISLIKEISDKVEIHLSTQANVMNYLDAKMYYEMGVSRIVVAREMSLKDVVKIKEEIPNLEIEIFCHGSMCFAYSGRCLISAVQSGRLSNRGSCANDCRFKYELYAKSEDNSTLFRLNEDETGTYIFNSKDLNLASHVENIIKTNSIDSLKVEGRTKSEYYVACATKAYRMAIDDALSGKFDDKKYQNELNTLKSRGFMDGYIVHKPYDRDDSQNFNSNLEDGTKEVHAISEDGEFFKTKGKIKLGSKYEIFMPLGSKLEEVDNEFGKVYFKNNTYFIEFKKLISSKGKEFDEIHSGNENEIKLPVKLPKFSFLRKEIDEK from the coding sequence ATGATAATACCAGAGCTGTTAAGTCCTGCAGGAAATCTCTCAAAACTAAAAATAGCTCTTGAATATGGTGCTAATGCTGTATATGGCGGAATTTCAACTTTTTCTTTAAGAAGTAGGGCTGGAAGAGAATTTGATAAAGATAGTTTTAACGAGGGTGTAAAATTTACTCATCAAAAAGGTAAGAAATTTTATGCAACAATGAATGCTTTTCCTTTTAATTCGCAGCTTAAAAATTTAAAAACCTATATAGAGCTTTTAGTTGAAATGGGTGTTGATGCGTTTATAGTAGCAACACCAGGCGTTATTTCTTTGATAAAAGAGATTTCTGATAAGGTTGAGATTCATCTTTCAACTCAAGCAAATGTTATGAATTATTTAGATGCTAAGATGTATTATGAAATGGGCGTAAGTAGGATAGTTGTTGCTAGAGAGATGAGTTTAAAGGATGTAGTTAAAATAAAAGAAGAAATTCCTAATCTTGAAATAGAGATATTTTGTCACGGCTCTATGTGTTTTGCTTATAGTGGAAGATGCCTTATAAGTGCGGTTCAAAGTGGGCGTCTTAGTAACCGAGGAAGTTGTGCTAATGATTGTAGATTTAAATATGAACTTTATGCAAAAAGCGAAGATAATTCAACGCTTTTTAGATTAAATGAAGATGAAACTGGAACTTATATATTTAACTCAAAAGATTTGAATTTAGCTTCTCATGTAGAAAATATCATTAAAACCAATAGCATAGATAGTTTAAAGGTAGAAGGAAGAACAAAGAGTGAATACTATGTTGCTTGTGCAACAAAAGCTTACAGAATGGCTATAGACGATGCATTGAGCGGAAAATTTGATGATAAAAAATATCAAAATGAGCTTAATACTTTAAAAAGCAGAGGTTTTATGGATGGATATATAGTTCATAAACCTTATGATAGAGATGATTCACAAAATTTTAATTCAAATCTTGAAGATGGTACAAAAGAAGTGCATGCTATAAGTGAAGATGGTGAGTTTTTTAAAACAAAAGGCAAGATAAAGCTTGGAAGTAAGTATGAAATTTTTATGCCACTTGGTTCAAAATTAGAAGAAGTTGATAATGAGTTTGGAAAAGTTTATTTCAAAAACAACACATATTTTATTGAATTTAAAAAACTTATTAGCTCTAAAGGTAAAGAATTTGATGAAATTCATAGTGGTAATGAAAATGAGATAAAACTTCCGGTTAAATTACCTAAGTTTAGTTTTTTGCGAAAGGAAATTGATGAAAAATGA